The DNA sequence TTTATATTTTCTAATAAATCTACTTTATCTTGAATAAATTCAATCAATATATTTTGAGAATATGGTTCTTCAGTAGTAAGAACTATTTCTCTTTTTTGAAATCCGCTATCAAATTTTTGAGTATCAAATAATTTTTTGACTATTCCTATGATTTCCATGGAAATTAAAATTTATTTTTTTTTACTGTTATTCTTTTTTTTAATAGTTTCTCCAATTTGACTAGAGATATTAAATGAAGTAATCATATTATTTAACATTTCATTAGCTGATCCCGGTGAATTAGGCAATAAAATTAAATTAGTATTTCCACTTTCTCCCATAGATTGAAGAGTATCATAATGTTGTGTTACAACAATTAATGCAGAAGCTTCTTGTGAATTAATTCCTACATTATTTAAAACTTCTACAGAATCTAAAATTCCTCTAGCAATCTCTCTTCGTTGATCAGCCGTACCTTTTCCTTGTAATTTTTTACTTTCAGCTTCTGCTTTTGCTTTAGCTACAATTTTAATTCTATCAGCTTCTGCTTTATATTCAGCGGCAACTTTTTCTCTTTCAGCTGTATTAATACGATTCATCGCTTGTTTTACTTGTTCATCTGGATCAAGATCTGTAACTAACGCTTTAATTATAGAATATCCATAGTTTAACATAGATCCTTGCAATTCTCCTTTAACAGCAAGGGCTATATGATCTTTTCTTTCAAAAACATCATCTAAACGCATTTTTGGAACTTCCGCTCTAACAACATCAAATATATAAGAAGTAATTTGAGCATGAGAATTATCTAATTTATAAAATGCATCATATACTTTATCTTTAATTACCTTAAATTGAACTGATACTTTTACTTTTACAAAAACATTATCTTTTGTTTTTGTATCTACTAATACATCCAATTGTTGAATTTTTAATGTAAGTTTTCCCACTATATTATCCATAACAGGAATTTTAAAATTCAAACCAGCATAACGGATACTATGAAATTTCCCCATTCTCTCAAGAATAGCAGCGGTTTCCTGGTTTATTGTAAAAATAAAACTAGAAAAAATAGATAATATCAAAAGAACTAATATTACATAAAATAATAAACTGAAAATACTCATATTCAAAAAATTTATAACAATCCTAATTCTAAACGCGCTTCATCACTCATAAATTCCCTACTCCAAGGCGGATCAAATGTTAAAATTACATCTACTTCTTTTATTTCTTGTATAGATTGGACTTTTCTTTTAACTTCTAATGGTAAACTATCTGCTACTGGACAATTAGGTGTTGTTAAAGTCATTACTATTTTCACTTTGTCTTTTTCATAAATCTTAACATCATAAATCAGCCCTAATTCATAAATATCTACTGAAATTTCTGGATCAAAAATACTTTTCAATACAAAAATAATACGATCTTCTAAAGAAGGACTTTTATTATTCATTTTTTTTATTGATTAAAGATCCAAATCTATCAAAATAACGGATAGGATAACCTAATTTTTTTATATTAGGTAGTATATCATGAGCTTTTCCGACAATTATGATTCTCCCATTTTTTTGAAAAAAAAATTTTTGACATGATCGATAAATATCGTCTATTGTTACTAACTCTAGTTTATTTAAAAAATTCTTATAAAATCCACTTGGGAGATTATTTTTTAATTCACATATAAAAAGATCATTGATTCTATTAGGATCTTCAAAATCAAGAATAAATTGGCCACTAATTTCTTTTTTCTTAATATCTAATTCTTCTAAAGAAATTTTATTTTTCGTTATTTCAAAAATTTCTTTTATAATATCCTTAATTGCTTTTTCTGTTACTTCATTTCTTACTTGAGTATAAACTGAAAAACAACCAATATTTCTATCAGATCTTAAAATAGAATATGCTCCATATGTATAAGCTTTTTTTTCTCTAAGATTCAAAAATAAACGACTTTGAGGCCCTCCTCCTAAAATTCCATTTGCTAACATAGAAGAAAAATATTCAGGATCATTTTTTTTCAAACAAATTGGTCCTCCAAAACAAATAGTAGATTGAGTTAAAGAAGGAATATCTACTATATCTATTTCTATTTTAGATGGAATTACATACTCTTTAATAACCGGATCTTCTTTATACGATTTTCTTTTCCATTCGGAAAAATAAAGGTTACATAATTTTTCTGCTTCTTTTTGAGATATATCTCCAATAAAAGAAAGATAAGATATATTTGGTATATAATATTTATCATATAATTTTTTTAAATCATGAAGAGTTATATTTTTAATTGTATCATGAGTTTCATATTCTCCATAAGGATGATTTTTTCCAAAATATAAAACATTTCGTACTATTTGTAAAATAGAATTGGGATCTTTTTCTGAAAGACTAATATCTATAATTCTTTGTTTTATGATTTTATTCAACTCTTTTGAGTTATCAAATTTACTATTCATCAAAATATCACTCATTATAGATATAGATTTATCTAAATATTTTTTCATAGTGAAAATGGATGTTTCAGAAAAAGAAGTATATAAACTACATCCCATATAATCAATTATATCATCTAATTCTTCTTTTGTATAATTTTTTGTTCCAGAACGAAGCATTTGACCAAAAATTTTTTTGATTCCAGCTTTGTCTTTTTCCAAAAAAGGTTTATAATTCAATTCTAATCCAATTCTAACTAAAGGAAGTTTATGATTCTCCACAATAAGAACCTTTAATCCGTTTTTCATCTGAAAAAAATTAGGATTTTCAATATTTATAGTAGTTTTTCTTTTGAGAGATTTAGGGGGTAAATTTCGATTAAATATATGAGCAAACATAATTGTTGTATGAAAAAAAATTATTCCTAAAAAGATTGTTTTGAAAAAAAAATTATTTATTATTTGTATGATCGTTATCCGGAACATTATATAAACGAACTCTATTATTTTTATTTAAATATTTATTAGCAACTTTTTTTATGTCTTCTGGAGAAATATTTTTATATTTTTCTATATCCGTATTAATTAAATCAGCATCATGGTAATATAATGAATAATAAGATAAATTCGCGGTAATTCCACTCATAGAATAGTTATCTGAAATAAATTTTTTTTCAAAATAGTTTTTTTGTTTTTCCAATTCATATTTTGTTACACCTTTTTCTTTCAAAAGATCTATTTCATCATCTATTATTTTTGTTAATTCATCTAATGAAACTCCTGGATTGATCAATCCATATATCATAAAAATACCATAATCTTCCATTGTATCTAAAGATGAACCAGCATAAGATGCTGATTGTTTTGTATTTACAATATTTTTCATAATTCTAGAACTTTCTCCAGAAGAAAATACATGGTCAATCATCTTTAATACATAAGAATCCTTGCTTGTAAGTTTTGGAACTCTATATGATAAAAAAACTCCAGGAACTTTTGTATTCTTATCTATATAAGTATAAAATATCTCTTTTTTCATTGGCTCTTCTTCTATTTTTTTCATTCTAAAATTCCTTTTTCCTTTAGGAATAGATGAAAAATATTTTTTAATCAGTTTCCTAGCTTCATCCATATCAAAATCTCCTGAAACAACTAAAATCGCATTATTTGGAACATAATAAGTTTTGTAAAATTCTCTGTAATCTGCTTCTGTAGCATTATCTAAATCTTGATATAATCCAATAATTGGATATTTGTATGGATGTTTTTTAAATAATAAAGAAGGAATAATTTCAGAAATAGCTTTTACATATGGTTGATTTTCTACACGCATTTTTTTTTCTTCTTTAACCACTTCTCTTTGTATATTAATGCTTTCTTCATCCACTTTAGCATGAAGCATTCTTTCCGATTCTAACCACAAAGCTAATGGAAGACGATCTGATGGTAGAATTTCATAATAACAAGTTTCATCATGGTTTGTATAAGCATTATTTTTTCCTCCATTAGAAGCAATATACTTGAAATATTCTCCTTTTTTAACATTTTTAGATCCTTCAAACATAAGATGTTCAAAAAAATGAGCAAAACCTGATTTTCCAGGAATTTCATTTTTGCTTCCTACATGATATAAAACAGAAACAGAAACTAAAGGATTTGTTTTATCTTGATGTAAAATAACATGCAGTCCATTTGATAGTTTTTCTTCGAAAAACTTAATTTGATACAATTTTTTAGAACGATTAAAATTTTTAGAATTCAAATTATTATTCAGTATCATAGTTATAAACATTAATAATAAAAAAAAGTAAATCCTATTATTCATTTCATGAAACAAAGTTAAAGATTCAAAAAAGAAATTTACAAATTTTTTTTTCTAAAAATAAGGGATTTTTTCTTTTACTTCTGATTATTTTTATTATAATAACTGGAAAATATATGAATTCATAATATATATTCATTAAAAAAGTATGAGAAAAATTTTATTTTTTATCTTCATTTTTCTTTCTATTTTTTTAGATTTAGAAGGGAGAAAATTAAAAGCTGATAAAGAAAATGTTGAAAATGGAATGGAACTTTTTAAAAAGAATTGCACAGCATGTCATTCCATAGATTTAGAAAAAAAAATGATAGGACCTCCTTTAAGTGGAGTAACTGAAAAAAGAACTCGTAAATGGTTACATCAATGGATTAAAAATAATAAATCTTTAAGAGAGAGTGGAGATAAAGAAGCGTTAGAAATTTATAAAGAATATGGAAATGTAGAAATGAATCCATTTTTGCATTTATCTGAAAAAGAAATAGATGATATACTGTCTTTTATAAAAAATCCAATTTTAAAAAAAAAAGAAAATCATGAAATAAATAATAATGAATTTAATAATAATTACGAAAATGATAAAGAAG is a window from the Blattabacterium cuenoti STAT genome containing:
- a CDS encoding SPFH domain-containing protein — protein: MSIFSLLFYVILVLLILSIFSSFIFTINQETAAILERMGKFHSIRYAGLNFKIPVMDNIVGKLTLKIQQLDVLVDTKTKDNVFVKVKVSVQFKVIKDKVYDAFYKLDNSHAQITSYIFDVVRAEVPKMRLDDVFERKDHIALAVKGELQGSMLNYGYSIIKALVTDLDPDEQVKQAMNRINTAEREKVAAEYKAEADRIKIVAKAKAEAESKKLQGKGTADQRREIARGILDSVEVLNNVGINSQEASALIVVTQHYDTLQSMGESGNTNLILLPNSPGSANEMLNNMITSFNISSQIGETIKKKNNSKKK
- a CDS encoding iron-sulfur cluster assembly protein, yielding MNNKSPSLEDRIIFVLKSIFDPEISVDIYELGLIYDVKIYEKDKVKIVMTLTTPNCPVADSLPLEVKRKVQSIQEIKEVDVILTFDPPWSREFMSDEARLELGLL
- a CDS encoding M16 family metallopeptidase, which codes for MFAHIFNRNLPPKSLKRKTTINIENPNFFQMKNGLKVLIVENHKLPLVRIGLELNYKPFLEKDKAGIKKIFGQMLRSGTKNYTKEELDDIIDYMGCSLYTSFSETSIFTMKKYLDKSISIMSDILMNSKFDNSKELNKIIKQRIIDISLSEKDPNSILQIVRNVLYFGKNHPYGEYETHDTIKNITLHDLKKLYDKYYIPNISYLSFIGDISQKEAEKLCNLYFSEWKRKSYKEDPVIKEYVIPSKIEIDIVDIPSLTQSTICFGGPICLKKNDPEYFSSMLANGILGGGPQSRLFLNLREKKAYTYGAYSILRSDRNIGCFSVYTQVRNEVTEKAIKDIIKEIFEITKNKISLEELDIKKKEISGQFILDFEDPNRINDLFICELKNNLPSGFYKNFLNKLELVTIDDIYRSCQKFFFQKNGRIIIVGKAHDILPNIKKLGYPIRYFDRFGSLINKKNE
- a CDS encoding M16 family metallopeptidase, with protein sequence MILNNNLNSKNFNRSKKLYQIKFFEEKLSNGLHVILHQDKTNPLVSVSVLYHVGSKNEIPGKSGFAHFFEHLMFEGSKNVKKGEYFKYIASNGGKNNAYTNHDETCYYEILPSDRLPLALWLESERMLHAKVDEESINIQREVVKEEKKMRVENQPYVKAISEIIPSLLFKKHPYKYPIIGLYQDLDNATEADYREFYKTYYVPNNAILVVSGDFDMDEARKLIKKYFSSIPKGKRNFRMKKIEEEPMKKEIFYTYIDKNTKVPGVFLSYRVPKLTSKDSYVLKMIDHVFSSGESSRIMKNIVNTKQSASYAGSSLDTMEDYGIFMIYGLINPGVSLDELTKIIDDEIDLLKEKGVTKYELEKQKNYFEKKFISDNYSMSGITANLSYYSLYYHDADLINTDIEKYKNISPEDIKKVANKYLNKNNRVRLYNVPDNDHTNNK